One part of the Ziziphus jujuba cultivar Dongzao chromosome 2, ASM3175591v1 genome encodes these proteins:
- the LOC107419456 gene encoding receptor-like protein 7 isoform X4, which translates to MTKLPSNCHDDERSALLQFKESFVIINKSASPCDPKVLQWKSQGVNASNCCSWAGVHCEEETGNVIGLDLSSSCLFGSINSNTTLFNLVHLQSLNLADNDFNSSQIPVAVGKLLGLTYLNLSNSFFWGQIPLEVSYLYKLSHLDLSFNYNENVELIFSKLKSPNLGSLLQNLTSLEVLDLSEVDISSRVPDFLSNFTSLTSIILHDCGLQGEFPAAIFQLPNLRILDVSSNGNLKGYFPEFHHRSPLKELRLDGSGFSGSLPSSIQMLDSLDILAVDSCDFSGPFPSSLGKLNKLTYLNLGVNNFSGQIPCSLQNLTHLTVLDLHDNQICGPIPSWLGNLTHLKFLEFSYNQLHGLVPQSLSNLMDLETLYLKTNKLNGTLEVDMFLSMKSLSYLNLGENNLSLLFRKGNINATSSKFKYVGFKSCNLHEFPYFIRHQNELEWLSIPDNKICCEIPKWMWNTSIDTLVAFNIADNFLKGYLPAVIPWVNLRLFRVSFNMLRGTLPVPPPSVVYYNVSNNLLSGEVSNMFCNMSSPYSLDLSDNTLEGKIPECLGNLSSTLYILSLRNNSFHGFIPEICSNNVSTMRIIDVSYNKLQGKLPRSLSNCKMLQGIVVSNNQLSDVFPSWLGSLPFLKLLILQHNGFYGVIEKPESYIGFPKLQVLDISFNNFTGELPSHYVSSWNAMKAIDPDPFMYLSVLLNITISNTYRYEVVTRYAIRITTKGVNRYYGAIQAIFAFIDMSSNKFEGEISILFGNLMSLHSLNLSNNMLTGCIPSSLGNLTELESLDLSQNNLSGEIPQQLKQLGFLGSFNVSHNMLTGPIPQGKQFSAFDSSSFEGNPGLCGDPLSKKCGDLETSSPPPSVFEENDDSESVFKLDWKFVLIGYISGLVVGVVLADIVIIRRHGWLVKMQCKRRRRRSYSRN; encoded by the exons ATGACTAAATTG CCATCTAATTGCCATGATGATGAGAGGTCTGCCTTGTTGCAGTTCAAGGaaagttttgttattattaacaAATCTGCTTCTCCATGTGATCCCAAGGTTTTACAATGGAAATCTCAAGGAGTAAATGCAAGCAATTGCTGCTCATGGGCTGGTGTCCATTGTGAGGAGGAGACTGGTAATGTGATTGGCCTTGATCTTAGCAGTAGTTGTTTATTCGGCTCTATCAACTCCAACACCACCCTTTTCAACCTTGTTCATCTTCAGAGCTTGAACCTTGCTGACAATGATTTCAATTCCTCTCAAATTCCTGTTGCTGTTGGCAAACTTTTGGGCCTTACTTACCTCAACCtctctaattcttttttttggggtcaaattCCTCTAGAAGTTTCATACTTGTATAAGTTATCACATCTTGACTTGTCTTTCaattataatgaaaatgttGAGTTAATATTTTCGAAACTTAAAAGTCCTAATTTAGGTAGCCTACTTCAAAATCTAACCAGTTTAGAAGTACTTGATCTCAGTGAAGTAGATATATCGTCCAGAGTACCcgattttctttctaattttacTTCTTTGACATCTATAATTCTTCATGATTGTGGGCTGCAAGGTGAATTCCCTGCAGCCATTTTTCAATTGCCAAATTTAAGAATTCTAGATGTAAGCTCCAATGGCAATCTCAAGGGTTATTTTCCTGAATTCCACCATAGGAGTCCACTTAAAGAATTGAGACTTGATGGAAGTGGGTTTTCTGGAAGCTTACCTTCTTCAATCCAAATGCTTGATTCATTGGATATATTAGCTGTTGATTCCTGTGATTTTTCTGGACCTTTTCCCTCTTCACTAGGCAAGCTTAACAAACTTACTTATCTAAATCTTGGGGTTAACAACTTTAGTGGTCAAATTCCATGTTCTCTTCAAAATCTTACCCACCTCACAGTATTAGATCTTCATGATAACCAAATATGTGGTCCAATCCCATCTTGGCTAGGAAACCTTACTCATTTAAAGTTCTTAGAATTTTCATATAACCAGTTGCATGGTCTTGTTCCACAATCATTATCTAACCTCATGGATCTTGAAACTCTTTATCTGAAGACTAACAAATTAAATGGAACTTTGGAAGTCGACATGTTTTTAAGTATGAAAAGTCTTTCATACCTAAACCTTGGTGAAAATAATTTGTCGCTACTTTTTAGGAAGGGAAACATAAATGCAACAAGTTCAAAGTTCAAGTATGTGGGATTCAAATCATGCAACTTACATGAATTCCCGTATTTTATTAGGCATCAAAATGAGCTGGAGTGGTTATCAATTCCTGATAACAAGATCTGTTGTGAAATACCTAAATGGATGTGGAATACAAGCATAGACACTTTGGTCGCCTTCAACATTGCTGACAACTTCCTAAAGGGCTATCTGCCTGCAGTTATTCCATGGGTTAACTTACGTTTATTTCGTGTTTCATTTAACATGTTGCGAGGAACACTACCGGTTCCTCCACCATCTGTCGTGTATTATAACGTGTCAAATAACCTACTAAGTGGAGAAGTCTCAAATATGTTCTGCAATATGAGTTCTCCTTACAGCCTTGATTTGTCTGATAACACATTGGAGGGGAAGATTCCAGAGTGTTTGGGAAACTTAAGTAGTACTTTGTATATTTTGAGCTTACGAAACAACTCTTTTCATGGCTTCATTCCTGAAATATGCAGCAACAATGTAAGCACGATGAGAATTATTGATGTCAGTTATAATAAGTTGCAAGGGAAGCTACCACGATCATTGTCCAACTGTAAGATGCTTCAAGGTATTGTTGTCTCCAACAATCAACTGAGTGATGTTTTTCCATCTTGGTTAGGGTCCCTTCCATTCTTGAAGCTTCTCATACTACAACACAACGGGTTCTATGGTGTAATTGAGAAACCTGAAAGTTACATTGGGTTCCCCAAGTTGCAAGTGCTTGATATCTCTTTCAATAATTTCACAGGTGAGTTGCCATCTCATTACGTTTCTAGTTGGAATGCCATGAAGGCCATCGATCCCGATCCTTTTATGTATTTGAGTGTGCTGTTGAATATTACTATTTCAAACACTTATCGCTATGAAGTTGTAACTCGTTATGCAATCAGAATTACAACCAAAGGGGTCAATAGATACTATGGAGCCATCCAAGCTATCTTTGCTTTTATTGATATGTCAAGCAATAAATTTGAAGGAGAGATTTCTATACTTTTTGGGAATCTAATGTCCCTTCACTCCTTAAATCTCTCGAACAACATGCTCACTGGTTGCATCCCATCTTCTTTGGGGAATTTAACGGAACTCGAATCATTGGACCTTTCTCAAAACAATCTTTCCGGAGAGATTCCTCAACAGCTCAAGCAACTTGGATTCCTTGGAAGCTTCAATGTATCGCATAACATGCTTACAGGGCCTATACCTCAAGGGAAACAATTCAGTGCATTTGACAGCAGTTCGTTTGAGGGAAACCCAGGATTGTGTGGTGATCCATTGTCTAAGAAATGTGGTGATTTAGAGACCTCATCACCGCCTCCTTcagtttttgaagaaaatgatgaTTCAGAATCTGTATTCAAATTGGATTGGAAATTTGTGTTAATAGGATACATAAGTGGGCTAGTTGTTGGAGTGGTTCTTGCCGACAttgtgataataaggaggcatGGATGGTTGGTTAAGATGCAATGCAAAAGGAGAAGGCGAAGGAGCTATTCAAGAAACTGA
- the LOC107419456 gene encoding receptor-like protein 7 isoform X2, translating to MLISKKEREKKDIKPSNCHDDERSALLQFKESFVIINKSASPCDPKVLQWKSQGVNASNCCSWAGVHCEEETGNVIGLDLSSSCLFGSINSNTTLFNLVHLQSLNLADNDFNSSQIPVAVGKLLGLTYLNLSNSFFWGQIPLEVSYLYKLSHLDLSFNYNENVELIFSKLKSPNLGSLLQNLTSLEVLDLSEVDISSRVPDFLSNFTSLTSIILHDCGLQGEFPAAIFQLPNLRILDVSSNGNLKGYFPEFHHRSPLKELRLDGSGFSGSLPSSIQMLDSLDILAVDSCDFSGPFPSSLGKLNKLTYLNLGVNNFSGQIPCSLQNLTHLTVLDLHDNQICGPIPSWLGNLTHLKFLEFSYNQLHGLVPQSLSNLMDLETLYLKTNKLNGTLEVDMFLSMKSLSYLNLGENNLSLLFRKGNINATSSKFKYVGFKSCNLHEFPYFIRHQNELEWLSIPDNKICCEIPKWMWNTSIDTLVAFNIADNFLKGYLPAVIPWVNLRLFRVSFNMLRGTLPVPPPSVVYYNVSNNLLSGEVSNMFCNMSSPYSLDLSDNTLEGKIPECLGNLSSTLYILSLRNNSFHGFIPEICSNNVSTMRIIDVSYNKLQGKLPRSLSNCKMLQGIVVSNNQLSDVFPSWLGSLPFLKLLILQHNGFYGVIEKPESYIGFPKLQVLDISFNNFTGELPSHYVSSWNAMKAIDPDPFMYLSVLLNITISNTYRYEVVTRYAIRITTKGVNRYYGAIQAIFAFIDMSSNKFEGEISILFGNLMSLHSLNLSNNMLTGCIPSSLGNLTELESLDLSQNNLSGEIPQQLKQLGFLGSFNVSHNMLTGPIPQGKQFSAFDSSSFEGNPGLCGDPLSKKCGDLETSSPPPSVFEENDDSESVFKLDWKFVLIGYISGLVVGVVLADIVIIRRHGWLVKMQCKRRRRRSYSRN from the exons ATGCTTATctcaaagaaagagagagagaagaaagatatCAAA CCATCTAATTGCCATGATGATGAGAGGTCTGCCTTGTTGCAGTTCAAGGaaagttttgttattattaacaAATCTGCTTCTCCATGTGATCCCAAGGTTTTACAATGGAAATCTCAAGGAGTAAATGCAAGCAATTGCTGCTCATGGGCTGGTGTCCATTGTGAGGAGGAGACTGGTAATGTGATTGGCCTTGATCTTAGCAGTAGTTGTTTATTCGGCTCTATCAACTCCAACACCACCCTTTTCAACCTTGTTCATCTTCAGAGCTTGAACCTTGCTGACAATGATTTCAATTCCTCTCAAATTCCTGTTGCTGTTGGCAAACTTTTGGGCCTTACTTACCTCAACCtctctaattcttttttttggggtcaaattCCTCTAGAAGTTTCATACTTGTATAAGTTATCACATCTTGACTTGTCTTTCaattataatgaaaatgttGAGTTAATATTTTCGAAACTTAAAAGTCCTAATTTAGGTAGCCTACTTCAAAATCTAACCAGTTTAGAAGTACTTGATCTCAGTGAAGTAGATATATCGTCCAGAGTACCcgattttctttctaattttacTTCTTTGACATCTATAATTCTTCATGATTGTGGGCTGCAAGGTGAATTCCCTGCAGCCATTTTTCAATTGCCAAATTTAAGAATTCTAGATGTAAGCTCCAATGGCAATCTCAAGGGTTATTTTCCTGAATTCCACCATAGGAGTCCACTTAAAGAATTGAGACTTGATGGAAGTGGGTTTTCTGGAAGCTTACCTTCTTCAATCCAAATGCTTGATTCATTGGATATATTAGCTGTTGATTCCTGTGATTTTTCTGGACCTTTTCCCTCTTCACTAGGCAAGCTTAACAAACTTACTTATCTAAATCTTGGGGTTAACAACTTTAGTGGTCAAATTCCATGTTCTCTTCAAAATCTTACCCACCTCACAGTATTAGATCTTCATGATAACCAAATATGTGGTCCAATCCCATCTTGGCTAGGAAACCTTACTCATTTAAAGTTCTTAGAATTTTCATATAACCAGTTGCATGGTCTTGTTCCACAATCATTATCTAACCTCATGGATCTTGAAACTCTTTATCTGAAGACTAACAAATTAAATGGAACTTTGGAAGTCGACATGTTTTTAAGTATGAAAAGTCTTTCATACCTAAACCTTGGTGAAAATAATTTGTCGCTACTTTTTAGGAAGGGAAACATAAATGCAACAAGTTCAAAGTTCAAGTATGTGGGATTCAAATCATGCAACTTACATGAATTCCCGTATTTTATTAGGCATCAAAATGAGCTGGAGTGGTTATCAATTCCTGATAACAAGATCTGTTGTGAAATACCTAAATGGATGTGGAATACAAGCATAGACACTTTGGTCGCCTTCAACATTGCTGACAACTTCCTAAAGGGCTATCTGCCTGCAGTTATTCCATGGGTTAACTTACGTTTATTTCGTGTTTCATTTAACATGTTGCGAGGAACACTACCGGTTCCTCCACCATCTGTCGTGTATTATAACGTGTCAAATAACCTACTAAGTGGAGAAGTCTCAAATATGTTCTGCAATATGAGTTCTCCTTACAGCCTTGATTTGTCTGATAACACATTGGAGGGGAAGATTCCAGAGTGTTTGGGAAACTTAAGTAGTACTTTGTATATTTTGAGCTTACGAAACAACTCTTTTCATGGCTTCATTCCTGAAATATGCAGCAACAATGTAAGCACGATGAGAATTATTGATGTCAGTTATAATAAGTTGCAAGGGAAGCTACCACGATCATTGTCCAACTGTAAGATGCTTCAAGGTATTGTTGTCTCCAACAATCAACTGAGTGATGTTTTTCCATCTTGGTTAGGGTCCCTTCCATTCTTGAAGCTTCTCATACTACAACACAACGGGTTCTATGGTGTAATTGAGAAACCTGAAAGTTACATTGGGTTCCCCAAGTTGCAAGTGCTTGATATCTCTTTCAATAATTTCACAGGTGAGTTGCCATCTCATTACGTTTCTAGTTGGAATGCCATGAAGGCCATCGATCCCGATCCTTTTATGTATTTGAGTGTGCTGTTGAATATTACTATTTCAAACACTTATCGCTATGAAGTTGTAACTCGTTATGCAATCAGAATTACAACCAAAGGGGTCAATAGATACTATGGAGCCATCCAAGCTATCTTTGCTTTTATTGATATGTCAAGCAATAAATTTGAAGGAGAGATTTCTATACTTTTTGGGAATCTAATGTCCCTTCACTCCTTAAATCTCTCGAACAACATGCTCACTGGTTGCATCCCATCTTCTTTGGGGAATTTAACGGAACTCGAATCATTGGACCTTTCTCAAAACAATCTTTCCGGAGAGATTCCTCAACAGCTCAAGCAACTTGGATTCCTTGGAAGCTTCAATGTATCGCATAACATGCTTACAGGGCCTATACCTCAAGGGAAACAATTCAGTGCATTTGACAGCAGTTCGTTTGAGGGAAACCCAGGATTGTGTGGTGATCCATTGTCTAAGAAATGTGGTGATTTAGAGACCTCATCACCGCCTCCTTcagtttttgaagaaaatgatgaTTCAGAATCTGTATTCAAATTGGATTGGAAATTTGTGTTAATAGGATACATAAGTGGGCTAGTTGTTGGAGTGGTTCTTGCCGACAttgtgataataaggaggcatGGATGGTTGGTTAAGATGCAATGCAAAAGGAGAAGGCGAAGGAGCTATTCAAGAAACTGA
- the LOC107419456 gene encoding receptor-like protein 7 isoform X3, giving the protein MFMFSFALYKKSFIELNLHAYLKEREREERYQSIMGLSLRLVLFSCLFFKLILLEFVVSKSFSYFQPSNCHDDERSALLQFKESFVIINKSASPCDPKVLQWKSQGVNASNCCSWAGVHCEEETGNVIGLDLSSSCLFGSINSNTTLFNLVHLQSLNLADNDFNSSQIPVAVGKLLGLTYLNLSNSFFWGQIPLEVSYLYKLSHLDLSFNYNENVELIFSKLKSPNLGSLLQNLTSLEVLDLSEVDISSRVPDFLSNFTSLTSIILHDCGLQGEFPAAIFQLPNLRILDVSSNGNLKGYFPEFHHRSPLKELRLDGSGFSGSLPSSIQMLDSLDILAVDSCDFSGPFPSSLGKLNKLTYLNLGVNNFSGQIPCSLQNLTHLTVLDLHDNQICGPIPSWLGNLTHLKFLEFSYNQLHGLVPQSLSNLMDLETLYLKTNKLNGTLEVDMFLSMKSLSYLNLGENNLSLLFRKGNINATSSKFKYVGFKSCNLHEFPYFIRHQNELEWLSIPDNKICCEIPKWMWNTSIDTLVAFNIADNFLKGYLPAVIPWVNLRLFRVSFNMLRGTLPVPPPSVVYYNVSNNLLSGEVSNMFCNMSSPYSLDLSDNTLEGKIPECLGNLSSTLYILSLRNNSFHGFIPEICSNNVSTMRIIDVSYNKLQGKLPRSLSNCKMLQGELPSHYVSSWNAMKAIDPDPFMYLSVLLNITISNTYRYEVVTRYAIRITTKGVNRYYGAIQAIFAFIDMSSNKFEGEISILFGNLMSLHSLNLSNNMLTGCIPSSLGNLTELESLDLSQNNLSGEIPQQLKQLGFLGSFNVSHNMLTGPIPQGKQFSAFDSSSFEGNPGLCGDPLSKKCGDLETSSPPPSVFEENDDSESVFKLDWKFVLIGYISGLVVGVVLADIVIIRRHGWLVKMQCKRRRRRSYSRN; this is encoded by the exons ATGTTTATGTTTAGTTTTGCTCTATATAAGAAGTCCTTTATTGAGTTGAACCTCCATGCTTATctcaaagaaagagagagagaagaaagatatCAAAGTATTATGGGGTTATCATTGCGTTTAGTTTTGTTTtcgtgtttattttttaaacttataTTGCTGGAGTTTGTGGTTTCTAAATCTTTTAGTTATTTTCAGCCATCTAATTGCCATGATGATGAGAGGTCTGCCTTGTTGCAGTTCAAGGaaagttttgttattattaacaAATCTGCTTCTCCATGTGATCCCAAGGTTTTACAATGGAAATCTCAAGGAGTAAATGCAAGCAATTGCTGCTCATGGGCTGGTGTCCATTGTGAGGAGGAGACTGGTAATGTGATTGGCCTTGATCTTAGCAGTAGTTGTTTATTCGGCTCTATCAACTCCAACACCACCCTTTTCAACCTTGTTCATCTTCAGAGCTTGAACCTTGCTGACAATGATTTCAATTCCTCTCAAATTCCTGTTGCTGTTGGCAAACTTTTGGGCCTTACTTACCTCAACCtctctaattcttttttttggggtcaaattCCTCTAGAAGTTTCATACTTGTATAAGTTATCACATCTTGACTTGTCTTTCaattataatgaaaatgttGAGTTAATATTTTCGAAACTTAAAAGTCCTAATTTAGGTAGCCTACTTCAAAATCTAACCAGTTTAGAAGTACTTGATCTCAGTGAAGTAGATATATCGTCCAGAGTACCcgattttctttctaattttacTTCTTTGACATCTATAATTCTTCATGATTGTGGGCTGCAAGGTGAATTCCCTGCAGCCATTTTTCAATTGCCAAATTTAAGAATTCTAGATGTAAGCTCCAATGGCAATCTCAAGGGTTATTTTCCTGAATTCCACCATAGGAGTCCACTTAAAGAATTGAGACTTGATGGAAGTGGGTTTTCTGGAAGCTTACCTTCTTCAATCCAAATGCTTGATTCATTGGATATATTAGCTGTTGATTCCTGTGATTTTTCTGGACCTTTTCCCTCTTCACTAGGCAAGCTTAACAAACTTACTTATCTAAATCTTGGGGTTAACAACTTTAGTGGTCAAATTCCATGTTCTCTTCAAAATCTTACCCACCTCACAGTATTAGATCTTCATGATAACCAAATATGTGGTCCAATCCCATCTTGGCTAGGAAACCTTACTCATTTAAAGTTCTTAGAATTTTCATATAACCAGTTGCATGGTCTTGTTCCACAATCATTATCTAACCTCATGGATCTTGAAACTCTTTATCTGAAGACTAACAAATTAAATGGAACTTTGGAAGTCGACATGTTTTTAAGTATGAAAAGTCTTTCATACCTAAACCTTGGTGAAAATAATTTGTCGCTACTTTTTAGGAAGGGAAACATAAATGCAACAAGTTCAAAGTTCAAGTATGTGGGATTCAAATCATGCAACTTACATGAATTCCCGTATTTTATTAGGCATCAAAATGAGCTGGAGTGGTTATCAATTCCTGATAACAAGATCTGTTGTGAAATACCTAAATGGATGTGGAATACAAGCATAGACACTTTGGTCGCCTTCAACATTGCTGACAACTTCCTAAAGGGCTATCTGCCTGCAGTTATTCCATGGGTTAACTTACGTTTATTTCGTGTTTCATTTAACATGTTGCGAGGAACACTACCGGTTCCTCCACCATCTGTCGTGTATTATAACGTGTCAAATAACCTACTAAGTGGAGAAGTCTCAAATATGTTCTGCAATATGAGTTCTCCTTACAGCCTTGATTTGTCTGATAACACATTGGAGGGGAAGATTCCAGAGTGTTTGGGAAACTTAAGTAGTACTTTGTATATTTTGAGCTTACGAAACAACTCTTTTCATGGCTTCATTCCTGAAATATGCAGCAACAATGTAAGCACGATGAGAATTATTGATGTCAGTTATAATAAGTTGCAAGGGAAGCTACCACGATCATTGTCCAACTGTAAGATGCTTCAAG GTGAGTTGCCATCTCATTACGTTTCTAGTTGGAATGCCATGAAGGCCATCGATCCCGATCCTTTTATGTATTTGAGTGTGCTGTTGAATATTACTATTTCAAACACTTATCGCTATGAAGTTGTAACTCGTTATGCAATCAGAATTACAACCAAAGGGGTCAATAGATACTATGGAGCCATCCAAGCTATCTTTGCTTTTATTGATATGTCAAGCAATAAATTTGAAGGAGAGATTTCTATACTTTTTGGGAATCTAATGTCCCTTCACTCCTTAAATCTCTCGAACAACATGCTCACTGGTTGCATCCCATCTTCTTTGGGGAATTTAACGGAACTCGAATCATTGGACCTTTCTCAAAACAATCTTTCCGGAGAGATTCCTCAACAGCTCAAGCAACTTGGATTCCTTGGAAGCTTCAATGTATCGCATAACATGCTTACAGGGCCTATACCTCAAGGGAAACAATTCAGTGCATTTGACAGCAGTTCGTTTGAGGGAAACCCAGGATTGTGTGGTGATCCATTGTCTAAGAAATGTGGTGATTTAGAGACCTCATCACCGCCTCCTTcagtttttgaagaaaatgatgaTTCAGAATCTGTATTCAAATTGGATTGGAAATTTGTGTTAATAGGATACATAAGTGGGCTAGTTGTTGGAGTGGTTCTTGCCGACAttgtgataataaggaggcatGGATGGTTGGTTAAGATGCAATGCAAAAGGAGAAGGCGAAGGAGCTATTCAAGAAACTGA